The Thermodesulfobacteriota bacterium DNA segment CAGGCCGCTATCTACATGCTCGAAAAACTGGAGAAGCTCAACACCGAATGGAGCAAAAAAGGCTGGCCCCATATATCCATCGGCATAGGAATAAACACCGGCGAGGCCATCGTTGGGAATATGGGTGCAAACGTCCGGTTCGACTACACGGCGATAGGCGACACGGTCAACCTGGCTTCACGACTGGAGGGTCTCAACAAAATTTATGGCACCGAGATAATCCTAACCAAATCAACCTTGGATAACATTGAATCCCCCGAACTAGCCTTCTTGGTGAGGGAACTCGACCTGGTACAGGTGAAGGGGAAAGAAAAACCTATCCCCATATTTCAACTCATTGACTTCTATCCCGGGAACCTCAAGCAGAGAACACTGGTTAAATTCTTCTCCGAGGCCCTTTCTCTCTTCAGAGAGAGGAGCTTCCACAAGGCCCGGGACAGGTTTGCCGATATTCTGGGAACGTTTCCGGATGACGTACCTTCAAGTGTTTATTTCGAGCGCTGTTCTCAGTACATTACACATCCGCCGCCGGCTGAATGGGAAGGTATATATATCGCCAAGGAAAAGTAATAGCCATCCAATACGAGCCCTTGAGCGAATGAACTAAATACCGGGGAAGGGCGTTAACCCTAGCGAGAAATCCACTTGACAACCAATGGTGAAGCTTGTAGAGTCAGTCTAAGTTCTGGGAGCGTACTTGTCGGCCCGAATAGGTGTTCAATTCCGGCTGAACTTAGAGGAGGATAGAGAGGAGGGTTGAGCTACAGAAGGCTGCTTATAACCTGCTTCCTACTAGTTTATTTTACCCACCCCGTATCGGCTGATTTCGAGCTTAAACTCAACCAGGGCGTTGCCGCTTACCTTAAAAAGGACTACCAGGCAGCGGTAAATTTTTTAAAACTGGCCCTGGAAGAAAACCCGGACAGCGCTACGGCTAATCACATACTGGGCCTTTCCCTGTCAAGACTAGAAAAATATGATGAAGCTATTACCTATCTGGAAAAAACAAAAGAGCTCGACCCCAACATTAGAGGTATATACTTGGACCTGGGAACCGCCTACCTGAAGGGTGATGACCTTAAGATGGCCGAGAGTGAATTTAAAGAGGCGGTGCGCCAGGAGCCGGAAAACGGTCTTGCCTATTACAACCTGGGCTACACCCAGTTCCAACTCGGAAATTTCGAAGAGGCCATTACCGCCCTGGATAAAGCGGCTAATCTTGACCCGGAGCTGGCTACTCAGGCCCGTTTCTACGCCGGACTAAGCCGCTATAAGCTTACCGATTACCAAGCCTCTATAAGCGATTTTCAGTCTGCGCGCGAGCTAGGGTTGGGAACGGATTTTGCGATTGCCTCCGAGGAGTACCTGGACTTAATATCCAGACTCAACAAAAAATACTATGGAACGGTTAGCTCGGGTGTTCAGTACGATACAAACGTAGTCCTCGACCCGGACGGCGTCGAGATTATAAGCGACCAGAGCGCAGCGCGGGCAATCTTCTACTTGAACCTGGGATATAAGCCCTATCTTAAACCGGATGCGGTTATAGGCGGGGACTACACCGGCTATTTTTCTTTCAATCATGACTTGGAAGACTTCAACGTTCAAAGTCATCTTTTCAGAATTTATGGAGAAAAAACGGTCTCCGTGCGTAAAAGGCCCACTGCCTTTTACCTGGAATACTTTTATAACATCATCTTCGTGGGCGGCTCTCCGGCCGATAACCTCTTCTCTCAGAGCAACTCGGTAAGGCCGAAAGTGACCGTGCAATGGTCAAGCCTCACCCAGACCGAGCTTTCTTATCAGTTCAGGTATGACAACTTCGATAATTTCCCGGAGAGAGACGCCGCAAATAACAATTTGACCCTGGCTCAGCTATTTCGGCTCTGCGATGGGAAGTTATTCTTGAGGCCGGGAATTAACGTCGCCATAAATAGCGCAAAGGACATTACCGGCAGGCGCAACTTTGATTATTTCTCGCCGGAAGTCTTTTTAGAAACCGTTTCATTCCTTCCCCATGGGATTACGGTTTTAACCAACACTTATTATTTTAATGCAGACTACTACAACGACCCTTTCGACAGAGTGGACAATCAGATCGGGGTGAGGGCCGTGGTTTCAAAGAAGCTGTATAAGGTATTATCATTAGACCTGAGCTATCAGTACATCAAAAATTTCTCCAGCAGCGATTTTCCCGGGCCGGAGCCGTTTAAGTATTCAACCAACATATTCTCGGCCGTACTGAGCGCCAGATTTTAGGAGCGTAACAAACATGCGGGATGGACTCTCGAAATTCTGGATTGCTTCGCTGACCATATTCGTGTTAGGCCTTGCCGCCGCTCATACCCATGCCCAGGAGCCCGAGCCAATAGGTATCGTCACCGCAGCCAGGGGACAGGTTACCGTGGTAGGAGAAGATGGTGTGAGCGAGGCGGTTGAGGAAGGGGCCAGGGTCTATCTTGGGGACAGGTTTGAGACAGGAGAGGACTCCGGGGTAAAAATCCTGTTTAATGACGATACGCTTATATCGTTGGGGGCAAATACCACTTATGAAATAAACGAATTCGTCTATACTCCCAATACCAGGAGGTCCTTATCGAACATACTCCGGGGAAAACTGAAAGGCATAATCCAAACCTTTGAAGGCGAGGAATCTAACGTCGAATTCGCCACCCCTAAAGGGGTCATCGGGATAAAGGGAACCATAGTCTACATAGACGCAGATAGGGGCATATTCTTCGTCCTCGAGGGCAAGGGTAGGGTAAGAGGGGTTACAGAGGAGGTAGAACTGCTATCCGGAGAATTTACGATCATCGGACCGGATGGGAATCCGTCTCTTCCTAAGCCCATAACGCCGGAGCTAAGGAAAGAATTGGAAGAAGTGACCCTGGTCCTAGAAGAGGCACCACCCAGGGATTCATTATACAAAGAAGATTACCCGGGGAAAGAACCCCCTCCGGCAGTTCCGCCTGAGGGTATGGTGACGACTATTGGCGATGTGCCCACAGGCCAGCCGGTCGACCTGCTCCCTGGGGTTAATCCTGATGACGAAGCGCCGGTGGACGTTATCATAAACCCGTAGTGATGCTTGGAGATAAGGAATGAGGAAAGACCGCTTGAGACTTCATCTGTTATTATTGTTTCTGGTTACTGCTATTTCCTGCGGAGGTGGCAGCAGCGGAGGAGGAACTGGTCAAGCCTCGGTCAGGATCGTTATTCAATTCCCGGAAGTAGAATCGAGCGAGGTGGTATACAAGCAGGTCTCTACCAGGCAGGGTGTCGAGGACATCCGCATAATAACCATTACTATAGAGGATGGATTCCCTACGATAGAGAGAACCTTTGATGTCACCGACCTTCCCTTAGAGGAGAGGATTTTCGTCCCGGTGGGAAGTGACAGAATAGTCACGGTTAGAGCGAGAGATATAAATGGGCTCCTGATAGCCATAGGAAGCACAACCATAGACGTCTTCCCCGGAGCAAGCAACACCGCCACTATACAGCTTGAACTGGTAGGAGAGGTCTGCGACGACGGTATAGATAATAACGAAGACGGGAATGCGGACTGTGCTGACCCAGATTGCGATGGAGAAAGGTGCGACCCGGAGGATGATTCCTTTGTGTGTGAAAACGGGGAGTGTGTGATACCGACACCGTCACCCACCCCCACTCCTCCGCCCAGTGAGTCCTTGTGCTTCGACAATATTGACAACGATGAGGATGAGTTGGTGGATTGTGCCGACCCTGACTGCGATGGAAGGATCTGCCGGGTCGGGGGCGTTTCCGGAGTATGTGATAATGGAGCGTGCAGGATCATTGATTTAGTCCCTTCGATCGACGACCTGTGCGGGGTTGATTTTACAGTTACCAATCAAGGTAATACTACCGCCCCGGCCTCGGTTACACAGGTTGTATTCTTCACCGAGGATGACAGCGGAAACCCTGGCACCGCTACAGCCAATATAGCCACACCTTCTTTATCCCCGGGCCAATCGGTCAACCTTAACGCCGATATTGGGACCACTGTTCCCTCCGGCTCTTTCTGCTTCATTCCGAATTGCGTCTACACAATCGGAGTTGACGCAAACAATCAGATACCGGAATCCGATGAAGGAAACAACACTATAATCGGCCTCTGCCCCGGATGACGAGGCTAGGAAAAACAGTCGCTTAAATGCATAGCTACTTCTTCTTGAACTCGAGAATTCCCTGCGGCTTGCCACAGTTTACCTTATCCATCCTCCCCCCTGAGGAGGGATTAAGGTGGAGGTTCACCCTCCCCTTCATCCCCTCCCATCAAGGGAGGGGAAATGTTGGGATACGCTGCGGATTGCAGGGTGGTTCATTAGAGACAAATAAGCTGTATCCTATTAGTCCTCCTAGCTAGAATAAGTAAACATGGAATCCAGCCTCTTAGTCGATATCGGCCTATCCGTAATCACCGCCACGCTATTTGCGTACATAGTAAAGATTCTCAAGCAGCCGCTCATACTGGGCTACATTGCCGCCGGTATACTTATTGGCCCCGTAGGGCTGGGGTTGATAAAGGACCAGCACTCCATAGAAGTCCTTTCTGAACTCGGCCTTGCCTTCCTGATGTTCATAATCGGGCTGGAAATCGACTTAAAAAAGCTGATAAAAGCCGGAAAGGTGGTGATTATAGCCGGGCTGGTTAAGGTGGTATTATGCGGGCTCCTGGGGTTCGTCGTGGCCACTTGGCTAGGTTATACCGGCCTGACGGCGGCCTACGTTGCCGTTATCTTTTGTTTCAGCAGTACACTGGTCACGGTCAAATTACTATCGGATAAAAGCGAACTGGATACGATCGCCGGGAGAATCACCTTAGGCATTCTTCTCCTAGAAGACGTGATAAGCATATTTGTCCTGGGACTGCAATCCAATATCACCAACCCCTCCATCCTGCCCATATCCTTCTCCCTGGCCAAAGGCGCGGCGTTGGTGCTGGTTTCAATGCTCGCCACCAGGTATCTTCTTCCATCCCTCTTTAGGTTCGTGGCAAAGTTGCCCGAAGTACTCCTCCTCTCCACGATCTCCTGGTGTTTTTTGGTATCCTGGCTGGCCATGAAAGCCGGGTTTTCCATAGCCATGGGGGCATTGATAGCCGGGGTGAGCATATCCAATTTCCCTTATAACCTGGATGTATTGGCCAAGATAAGGGCACTCCGGGATTTTTTCGTAACCCTCTTTTTTGTCTCCCTGGGTATGCAGGTGGTCATAAGCTCTTCTTCGATAATTACCTCGGCCCTGGTGATATCCTTCTTTGTCATACTGAGCAGTTTCTTCACAATTATCCCCACGCTGAGGCTCCTCCAGTACGGCTATAGGTTTGGAATCCTATCGGCTATATCGTTAGCCCAGATCAGTGAGTTTGCCCTGGTAATCGTCGCTCTCGGCTATAAACTCGGGCACATATCCCAGGATATCGTATCGCTCACGGCAATAGTGCTTATAATTACCGCGACCATATCCACCTACATGACCCTGAATAACCATTCTATATGCGGATTTCTTCTCGAACTCCTCAAGAGAATGGGAATAAGGGAAAGCGCATCAACAGAAACACCCGGCGCCGACCATAAGGGGAGAAGCCTCGTCCTCCTAGGGTGCCACCGGGTCGGAAGTTCCCTGGTGGAATCCTTGAAGAAGAGATACGACGACCTTCTGGTAGTGGATTTCAGCCCGGAGGTGGAAGCTAATCTCAAAGCTCAGAATATACCCTTTGTCTATGCCGATATAAGCCATATGGACACGCTTGAGGAAATAAACATCCGTGAGGCAAAGGTGGTAGTTTCTTCCATCTCCGACGATTTTCTGAGAGGAACCAGCAATATCCGGCTTCTTCGGCATATAAAGAGCTTGAACCCCGAGGCCAGGGTGATTGTCACTGCGGAAACGATCAAAAACGCTATCGAGATGTATAAGGAAGGGGCGGATTATGTACTAATCCCCAGGATATTATCGGCGAACTACCTCACCGAGATCATAGACATAGCCATTAGCGGAAGAATGGACGAGCTCAAAAAACGCGAGCTCGAGGAATTAGAAAATAGAAGAGAGGTTCTTGATTGAAGCACAGTTTTGAGGATGCACCGGGCTTGTAAGACCGACCGGCTCGAGCAAACCCGACCTTACAATTTTTTGCCGTTAATTTCCCAACCCGGTCAGACGGCCTGTAATTAAAACCCTGTCATTGAATGGTTTTTGAATTGATAATAGTAGGTTAAGTAGGTACAGGTATTATGGCACGCACGTTGCAATAAGAACATTAATGTGTATCCGACGAGATTGATATAAAACAGAAATCGGTAACCGAATAACAAATCAATCTACAGGTCAATAACTTACGGAGGGAAAATGAAGAATTTTGAATTTGTGGCCCTGAACTCGTCCGGGAGAAAGGAAATAGGCGTGGTAAGGGCTTGGAGATTGGCAGAGGCAAAAAGAAAGGTACAACAGAAGGGGTTTTACCTAGTTTCCATCAAAATAGAAGACGGATCGGCTCCTGGAATAGAGAAAAATCTTTCCTTCTTCCAGGAACTAAAAAATATTTTGTTTCCGAAGGTTAGAATAAACCGTATTTAAAAGATAAGGCTGTGTGCTTCTGTTTAGGCCATTACACTGTTTGCTTTAGCAAAATCCAGATCCAAAAACCCAAGACATTTTTGAGGTTAATCTCCGAACTGCCCGGTTTGATTTTTTTCGGCGCTACGCTTTTTTAGCTTCCCTGAGCACCTCATGCAAAACCTTGAGAAGCGCTTTTGCTGTGAAAGGCTTCCATAAATAAACCTGGGCATCGGAGTTTCCAGCCCAGCTATACTTATCCTTCTCGTCAAATCCGCTGGCAGAGACGATTTTAACTGCCGGGTTGATTTTTCTAAGTTTACCGATGGTTTCCGCCCCGTCCATAACCGGCATCATATTATCCACAATCACCGCCCTTACCTCCTCCTTATACCTATTGAAAATGGCCAGAGCCTCCCGGCCGTCCCTTGCCGTGACCGCGCTATAATTGTATCTCTCCAGCGTCATGTTGGTAATCTCGCAAATCGAGGCTTCATCGTCGACAACCAATATCAGTTCTCCATTTCCAGAAGGGGCTTGTATATTGTCTTCATCCGCTTTTGATGATTCATTCGATCTACTAGCCGGCAAGTAGACCATAAACTTCGTTCCCTTCCCCACCTCGCTATAGACTTTTATAAAACCGCCATGACCCTTGATGATTCCAAAAACTATGGCCAGCCCCAACCCGGTACCCTTGCCGTATTCCTTTGTGATGAAAAATGGCTCGAATATCCTGCCAACATTGTCCGGGGGGATTCCGATTCCGGTATTGGAAAAACCGACTACGACATAAGGACCTACCCCAGCACCGGCGGTCATACGCGCGTAATTTTCATCGATAAAGATATTCTCGATAAAAATACTTAATTTGCCCCCATCGGGCATGGCATCGCGGGCATTAACACACAGGTTCATGAAAACTTGATGAAGCTGAGTTGGGTCGCGTCCCGAGCCTTGTCCAGTAGCTCAGCCTGTTCTCGTATTCTTTGCTCCACCGGGAACTCGCTACCATCCATTCGGAGACCATAAAGGCCTTTGCCGTTACTCATCGCTTCCTCGGCAAGAAATGATTACCACCATCCAAACAATCGTCTTCTTCTAGCCCTTATCTACCAGCTAGGCTGTGCGGCGATTAACGCCCTGGTACTCTCACAGTCCATAGGTTTTGAAAAATAATAGCCCTGTCCGTGTGTACATTTCATCAGTCTAAGTTTTGTTAGTTGATTGGCGGTCTCTATGCCCTCTGCCGTAACATCCATACCCAAACCATGTGCCAGCATTATGATCGCCCGGACAATATTCCAATCTTTTTCATCGCCGTTTATCCCTTTGATGAAAGAACGGTCTATCTTTAATGTGTCCACCGGCAGATTGTTGAATGAGCCAAAGGATGAATATCCGGTTCCAAAGTCATCCAGGCTTAACCGAACCCCCAATGCCCTCAATTGCCGTAAGATACCGGTCACACAATGAGCATTCTTCGTAATTGCATCCTCTATGATCTCCAGTCTCAGTTTGGAAGGGTCCAGGTCGGTATCTTTAAGGACCTGCTCGACCTGGTCTACGAGATTAGACTGGGTACACTGCTTACCGGATAGGTTAACATTCATGGAGAAAGGGGTTTTTCTATAAAATTCATCCTGCCACACACGAGCCTGTCGGCACGCCTCTCTCAGCACCCAGTCTCCTATCGGAATAATTAATCTAGTTACTTCCGCACCCGGAATAAACTCCGCTGGTAATAACAGTCCGCGCTTCGGGTGTCGCCAGCGAAGAAGAGCCTCGATCCCGGTTATTTTACCGTTGTCTAACGACACGACCGGCTGGTAATGAAGCTCAAACTCCTGACGCTCGATTGCCTGGTGAAGGTCAACCTCCAGCTCCAGAAGCTTTGCTGCCATGTCCCTCATGCTATGGTCAAAAACCTCGTATCGCCCTCCCCCAAGCGACTTGGCCCGAAGCATAGCCAGGTCAGCATCATGCAGGATGTCTTCTGTACGCTCGTAGCCCGCCGAGCTAAGGACTACTCCAATACTGGCACTGGTGAATACCCGGTGACCGTTGAGATTAAAGGGCAAGTTGACTTCCCTGCTTATACGGTTAGCCACCCGTATGGCATCGCTAATGTCCTTGATGTCATCGAGTATAATAGTAAACTCATCGCCACCCAGGCGGCCCACGGTATCGTTAGAACGCAGGCACCCTTCCAACCTTTGCGCAACCGCTCTAAGCAATAGATCCCCAATCCTGTGCCCTAGAGAATCGTTGATTTTCTTGAAACGGTCCAGGTCCAGGAATAAAACGGCAAACAAGTAGTCTTTTCGCCTCATGCCGTGTCTGATTAACTGATTCAACCGATCTAAGAATAAGTTTCTATTCGGTACACCGGTTAAGGCATCGTGGAAGGCATTATAAATCAATTGCTCTTCCAATTTTTTGCGCATGCCCCTTTCCTCCACTTCCTTCAATGCCCCATGTATGGAAGGCACTAACCGGGAGAGGCGATCTTTAAGGACATAATCAGTCGCACCGCTTTTTAGGGTTTCAATCGCCGTTTCTTCCCCTAGCGAACCGGTGACAAATATGAATGGCACTTCGGGGCATTTTTCCTTGGCTATAGCCAATGCAGACATGCCGTCAAACGATGGAAGCGTATAGTCCGAGAGAATAAGGTCGGGTGCAAATTCCTTGAGTTCTTTGAGATAGGTTTCTTCAGTGTCCGCCTGTCTTAATAAAAACTGTGTGCTTGCCTTACTGAGCTCGTGTCTAATCAAATCTGCGTCGGCAGGATTATCCTCCAATAACAAGATGCGAAGTTCCCTAATCACGAAATGCCCTTTCCCGTTTACAATCTGGTGTTGGACACCGGACTGCGCGTCGCAAGGTATAAGTACCAGTGCAAGCACTCTCGAGCTAGAACGTCCCTATTCTATAACACCGCATCTCTTAATAAAATCAGGAAAAACCTTAGTTTGATTGGGGAAAAACCCTAATTGAAATAGCTAGCTAGAATTAAGGGGGAATTGATCAACTCGTAGTGTCCGCCGTTTTTAAACCTGTCCAAAATAAGAGATTTATTGTCAGAGCCGACCCGATGGTAAACTAAGGACTTCAATTATGGAAAAGAAACAACCCCTCTTTAAATCCACCCTTACTAAGGGCGGAAACACAGGGTGGAATGGCTATTTACATGAATAGAGTTAGGATAGCGCTTGGATAGCAAACATAGACGACGGGAAACTGATTTTAAAAAGACGTTTTTATCTATCTAAAGACCTTATCTTACGAAAGTGAATCGTTGGTTTCTAATTATCTTGGACAGCAATAGGTCGTTTTCTGGGGCAGATGCCCACAGCGATTTTAGTATGATTGTTCTCATTGTTACCCTTAATCATTGGGAATTCGGGAATTACTCCGGCTTTATTATCCCCATGCGGATGGCATAGCGCACCAAGCCGGCAATATCATGAATATCCAGTCGCTCCATCATCTTGGTGCGGTGGGTGTCCACGGTTTTGACGCTCAAGTTAAGCATACGGGCAATCTTTTTGGTCGAGCAGCCCTCGGCAATCAACTGTAGAATTTCGCGCTGCCGCGGCGTTAATAAATTTAAGGAAGTGCCTCCGGCTTCGGCTCGCTGTAAGTAATCGGCCACGATATGCTTGGACACACCCGGGCTTAGATAGGTCTGACCACCGGCAACCGCCCTGATAGCGATTTCAAGCTCGGCCTGGTCCGCGCCCTTCACTAGATAGCCGGATGCCCCGCTTCGTAATGCTTGAAGCACGTACTCTTCATTTAAATGCATAGACAAGATTATAACACCCACTTCCGGGAACTCCTTTGTTGCGCGTGCGGTCACCTCCAAGCCGTTCAAACCAGGCATAGAAATATCGATTAAAGCTATGTCCGGCCGATAAGCTTCGATGAAACTTAGAGCATTGCGGCCATCACCCACTTCCCCTATAACCTCCATACCGTCTATATTCTGTATTAACGACCGAATCCCGGCCCGCACGAGGTTATGGTCATCCGCGAGTAAAATTCGAATCGGCTTGGTCATAAGATTCTCTTTGCTATAGCTGTTTTAAGATTCAAAGCTTAGTGGAAAGTAAGCTCTAATCATGGTTCCCTTATTTGGCTTTGTCTTGATCTCAATCCTACCGCCGACAAGCTGGACACGCTCTTGCATACTGAGCAGGCCGAAACTCAAGCCGCGAGCCATCCTTTCCTGCACCGCATCCAGGTCAAACCCTATTCCGTCGTCGCGAATCACCAGTTCGAGCATGCTATCATGCTGCCTTAGCTCTACCGATACCCTCTTTGCATTTGCGTGGCGTAAAACATTAGTCAACGCCTCCTGCGCGGTGCGAAAGCAAACAGTCTCAAGATTCGGCTCAAAACGCATGTTTTCCGGGCTGGCGTTAAATTCCCCCACAAACCCTCCCAACTGCGCCTGCTGATTTATATACCACCGCAAGGTAGCGACCAGCCCCAGGTCATCCAGCAT contains these protein-coding regions:
- a CDS encoding tetratricopeptide repeat protein; the encoded protein is MSYRRLLITCFLLVYFTHPVSADFELKLNQGVAAYLKKDYQAAVNFLKLALEENPDSATANHILGLSLSRLEKYDEAITYLEKTKELDPNIRGIYLDLGTAYLKGDDLKMAESEFKEAVRQEPENGLAYYNLGYTQFQLGNFEEAITALDKAANLDPELATQARFYAGLSRYKLTDYQASISDFQSARELGLGTDFAIASEEYLDLISRLNKKYYGTVSSGVQYDTNVVLDPDGVEIISDQSAARAIFYLNLGYKPYLKPDAVIGGDYTGYFSFNHDLEDFNVQSHLFRIYGEKTVSVRKRPTAFYLEYFYNIIFVGGSPADNLFSQSNSVRPKVTVQWSSLTQTELSYQFRYDNFDNFPERDAANNNLTLAQLFRLCDGKLFLRPGINVAINSAKDITGRRNFDYFSPEVFLETVSFLPHGITVLTNTYYFNADYYNDPFDRVDNQIGVRAVVSKKLYKVLSLDLSYQYIKNFSSSDFPGPEPFKYSTNIFSAVLSARF
- a CDS encoding FecR domain-containing protein codes for the protein MRDGLSKFWIASLTIFVLGLAAAHTHAQEPEPIGIVTAARGQVTVVGEDGVSEAVEEGARVYLGDRFETGEDSGVKILFNDDTLISLGANTTYEINEFVYTPNTRRSLSNILRGKLKGIIQTFEGEESNVEFATPKGVIGIKGTIVYIDADRGIFFVLEGKGRVRGVTEEVELLSGEFTIIGPDGNPSLPKPITPELRKELEEVTLVLEEAPPRDSLYKEDYPGKEPPPAVPPEGMVTTIGDVPTGQPVDLLPGVNPDDEAPVDVIINP
- a CDS encoding CARDB domain-containing protein; amino-acid sequence: MRKDRLRLHLLLLFLVTAISCGGGSSGGGTGQASVRIVIQFPEVESSEVVYKQVSTRQGVEDIRIITITIEDGFPTIERTFDVTDLPLEERIFVPVGSDRIVTVRARDINGLLIAIGSTTIDVFPGASNTATIQLELVGEVCDDGIDNNEDGNADCADPDCDGERCDPEDDSFVCENGECVIPTPSPTPTPPPSESLCFDNIDNDEDELVDCADPDCDGRICRVGGVSGVCDNGACRIIDLVPSIDDLCGVDFTVTNQGNTTAPASVTQVVFFTEDDSGNPGTATANIATPSLSPGQSVNLNADIGTTVPSGSFCFIPNCVYTIGVDANNQIPESDEGNNTIIGLCPG
- a CDS encoding cation:proton antiporter gives rise to the protein MESSLLVDIGLSVITATLFAYIVKILKQPLILGYIAAGILIGPVGLGLIKDQHSIEVLSELGLAFLMFIIGLEIDLKKLIKAGKVVIIAGLVKVVLCGLLGFVVATWLGYTGLTAAYVAVIFCFSSTLVTVKLLSDKSELDTIAGRITLGILLLEDVISIFVLGLQSNITNPSILPISFSLAKGAALVLVSMLATRYLLPSLFRFVAKLPEVLLLSTISWCFLVSWLAMKAGFSIAMGALIAGVSISNFPYNLDVLAKIRALRDFFVTLFFVSLGMQVVISSSSIITSALVISFFVILSSFFTIIPTLRLLQYGYRFGILSAISLAQISEFALVIVALGYKLGHISQDIVSLTAIVLIITATISTYMTLNNHSICGFLLELLKRMGIRESASTETPGADHKGRSLVLLGCHRVGSSLVESLKKRYDDLLVVDFSPEVEANLKAQNIPFVYADISHMDTLEEINIREAKVVVSSISDDFLRGTSNIRLLRHIKSLNPEARVIVTAETIKNAIEMYKEGADYVLIPRILSANYLTEIIDIAISGRMDELKKRELEELENRREVLD
- a CDS encoding response regulator; this encodes MNLCVNARDAMPDGGKLSIFIENIFIDENYARMTAGAGVGPYVVVGFSNTGIGIPPDNVGRIFEPFFITKEYGKGTGLGLAIVFGIIKGHGGFIKVYSEVGKGTKFMVYLPASRSNESSKADEDNIQAPSGNGELILVVDDEASICEITNMTLERYNYSAVTARDGREALAIFNRYKEEVRAVIVDNMMPVMDGAETIGKLRKINPAVKIVSASGFDEKDKYSWAGNSDAQVYLWKPFTAKALLKVLHEVLREAKKA
- a CDS encoding EAL domain-containing protein, encoding MLALVLIPCDAQSGVQHQIVNGKGHFVIRELRILLLEDNPADADLIRHELSKASTQFLLRQADTEETYLKELKEFAPDLILSDYTLPSFDGMSALAIAKEKCPEVPFIFVTGSLGEETAIETLKSGATDYVLKDRLSRLVPSIHGALKEVEERGMRKKLEEQLIYNAFHDALTGVPNRNLFLDRLNQLIRHGMRRKDYLFAVLFLDLDRFKKINDSLGHRIGDLLLRAVAQRLEGCLRSNDTVGRLGGDEFTIILDDIKDISDAIRVANRISREVNLPFNLNGHRVFTSASIGVVLSSAGYERTEDILHDADLAMLRAKSLGGGRYEVFDHSMRDMAAKLLELEVDLHQAIERQEFELHYQPVVSLDNGKITGIEALLRWRHPKRGLLLPAEFIPGAEVTRLIIPIGDWVLREACRQARVWQDEFYRKTPFSMNVNLSGKQCTQSNLVDQVEQVLKDTDLDPSKLRLEIIEDAITKNAHCVTGILRQLRALGVRLSLDDFGTGYSSFGSFNNLPVDTLKIDRSFIKGINGDEKDWNIVRAIIMLAHGLGMDVTAEGIETANQLTKLRLMKCTHGQGYYFSKPMDCESTRALIAAQPSW
- a CDS encoding response regulator transcription factor, yielding MTKPIRILLADDHNLVRAGIRSLIQNIDGMEVIGEVGDGRNALSFIEAYRPDIALIDISMPGLNGLEVTARATKEFPEVGVIILSMHLNEEYVLQALRSGASGYLVKGADQAELEIAIRAVAGGQTYLSPGVSKHIVADYLQRAEAGGTSLNLLTPRQREILQLIAEGCSTKKIARMLNLSVKTVDTHRTKMMERLDIHDIAGLVRYAIRMGIIKPE